ATGTCCCAACCCATGCCGCCCCGGAAATAAAAACTCCTTGCGGCGATTGGGGTTGTACTCTTCTAAATACTGCTTCAGCTTGGGATGCACTTGAATTTCCCTAGTATCCCGCTTGCCCTTAGTGTTAACGCTCCGTAACACCAACACCCCCCTAACCCCATTGCTGCCAAACACATCATTTACCGCCAAAGTGCAGGCTTCGTTAATTCGGCAGGCAGCATAAAGACACACGCCAAACAAAGCCCGATCGCGCGGGTTGACAAAGCCCTCGGTAAATAGGAGATTAATTTGGTCGGGAGTAAGGATTTCTGCTCGACCGAAACGATTTATTTTCATAGGGTCTAGCTTACATTGTCTAACTGCCAGAAGATAAAGTAAACGACTCAACCCCTGATTATATCGTTCCGGTGTCGTCTCCTATTAGCCGTTCTTATCAATTTTTTCCCGCAAAAGCGCCAAAAACACTCAATTGATAGTTTCCGCTTATGATAGCGCTGATATCAGCGACTACGAGAGAGATGTAGTAGGCTTGTACTGATGGTTGATAGCAAAGATATCCTATGGCAGAAAAGCCGATGATTGGGGCGAGATGCCCAGAGGCGTGGCAGGAAAAGATTAAAAACATTGCCCAGTTAACAGGACGCACAGAGGCGGATGTAGTCAGAGAGGCGCTGGGGCAATACTTAGGCTTGGTTGACCCCAAGGCAGTAAAACGCGCCCTAGATGACCATGAGGAGCGTTTAAGTAGGCTGGAGGCAAAATTGGGGCGTTTAGCGGGATGATGAATCACCCAGCAAGGGGTCATCGTGCCAAAACGGGTCGCCACCGAGATACCCGCGATCGCTCTTAAATTCGCTAGTAGAGCTAAGAAGTAAGTTTTCCTGAAAGTACATAAAGATGGAAATTTAACTGAATCGCCGATTGTCTATTTATTTTCGCCACATTATATTCATTGAAATATTTTGAGAGTTGATAAAGTGAAAAAAATTACTAAGTCTGTTTTTGTATCTAGCTTGGTTGGTTTGACTTTGGGTTTCTTCCCAAGCCTAATAATTCAAAGTGCTAATGCTCAATCTACAAAATCTTGTAGTATAGCCAGCTTAAATTCTACATATCGTAAATTAGGCGAACTTCCAATTCTAGAAGCAAGAACAAGTGGAGCAAGTTATACCAGTACGGCTTATAGTGCTGGAAATAAACGCTTCGTTTATATGGTTTTTGACTCTGCTAAAAAACCTGTGGCGCGTGTAGACTTGGTTTACTCTACCAATACAAAAGGTCGTAACGTTGCTAACATTAAAGTCTGCGGAGATGTTCAACAATCCTCAGAGCGACCATTGATTAAGTTTAATTTTGTAAATGGAAAATCGATGGGGGTTTACACATTGGGAACTCAAAATCTAACTCAAGTTGTTCCAAAGTTAGCACATACAACGACTATTCAAACTGTATTTGATGCCACCTAAGTAAGTCGGTGAGAATAAACCTAACTATGTAACAGAATGTAAAATCGGCATAACCCTTGGTAAAAAATTTATTACTCAGTTTCTTAGTTTGAGGTTTTGAAAGCCGCTCCTCTTAACTACCCTAATTCTTGTAATATTGCATCAACAGTTGCTTTTAGTTGGGGTAAATTCTGCTCAACCACGCCCCAAACTCGATTTAAGTTTACTTTTAAATAATCATGAATCAGTACATCCCTAAAACCAGCTACTTGCTGCCAAGGAACATCGGGATAAGCTGCTCTGATTTCGGGAGACAACCGCTTGGTTGCTTCCCCCATAATTTCAAAATTTCTAATTACTGCATCTTGAATTATCGTGGTTTGCAAAAATGCCTCTTTACCATCCTGGGTATAAGATTCGATGCGCTCGATACATTCCTTAATATTGCTCAAGTACAGGCGATCATCTCTCATAAAACCACAGCTTCCCGCAACACCTTATCTCTAATCAATTCATGTAGTGTTTCTGGCTCCGTCACATCCACTTTACGTCCTAGCAATTCTTCTAAAGACTGCATCAAAGCAATCTGGTCTAGCAAGGTTCGTTGTGGTTCAAGTTCTACCAAAAAATCTACATCACTGTCTGGTCTTGCCTCTCCTCTAGCGACAGAACCAAACACACGGATATTATACGCCCCATACTTAGCAGCAATTCTCAAAATTTCTTCCCGGTAAGCCTTAAGTATTTCATCCATGCCCATAGCCTAACCCCAAGTGATTGCAACCAATTTATTTCTACTTTTAGCTTGGCATTTTCAGCCAACTGCTGCTGTTTCAGTTTAACGAAATCCTAAAGAACGAAAGCACGATTACCCCTGATTCTCTGCCCAGTATTTGAAAATACGCTGTAATAGCTCGACCTGAGTACAACCGTAAGTCGCCGCCGCAATTTTAAAATCCTTTTTAAATTCCGCAGGTACTTTAAAATTTAAGTTGCTTAATTCCCCTGGTTCAGGTTTGTCCAAATTGGACTTTGTTTCCTGAATGCTAGGAGGTTCACCTTTTTTCGGTTTACGTGGTGGTGGGGGTGGTTTGGTTGCCATGTTATACCAATTCACAATTCACAATTCGCAATCAAAAAACTTAGATGCAGCAAAGCTTTCAGGATTTACATCTGTATCATATTTTTCGTTAAATGGTATTATCCCTCTTTTGTTACCTTGGGGAAAGAATAATCCGAAATTATTATATTTACGTCTTTTTTCAATAAAGGAATTTAAATGACAAAATTAAGACGCGACCGCACAATTCATATTTTGTTTAGTTTTCAGAGTAGAGATAGTATTTTTCTCTCCTCGTAGTAACAAAAGAGGGATTATTCCTCGTACTCACTCAACAAATCAATAATTCCTTGGGCTACTTGTTCTGCCCGTTGCTTTAAAGTTGGAAACCTAACCTCAGAAACAGCACGACCGTTATCAGAAGCCTGTCGGTAAGCTGTCTTTTCAGGAATTGAACCTGCTACTGTGACATAACCAGCTTTTTGAATATACGAACATGCTTCCTCAATTTCATTTTCGGTGATGTTTTCACAAGAGAGGACACGCTCAATCCGGTATCGAAAAAACGTAAAATCAAGGGTTTTCAAACTTTTGCGTAACATAACTTTACAACGTGTCCCAATTTGCGCGTATCCCGGTTGAACCCCTATTTACGCCGTGAAACTGTTAACAAAAAAAATGACCTGATGAAAATATTTTCATCAGGTCTACTAGTGTCTTTTCTAACTTTAACTATCTATGTGCCGCGCTAACCTCCACAATTCTCTCGACCAATTCCCAACCTTGGGGGTAGGGCTTGGGTAGCAGCCGAGGTATGTGGAAAATGGGACACGTTGTAAACAAATATTACGGAAAGTCCTTTAACAATTTACTAACTTGCCCATTAATGACCTTTTTAGGGGATGTTTTCACAAGAGAGGACACGCTCAATCCGGTATTGAAACAACGCATAATCAAGGATTTTCCAACATCTGCGTTACATATCTTTATATCGTGTCCCATTTTGCGGGTATCGCGGCGGCTACCCTAGTCCTGGTAAGCCTTTTAGTCTCTTTTCGCAACCGATAGCTATAACCTATACGGTGTAGTGCTTTCAGTGATTTCTTCTGTTAAAAAGCAACAGGTCTAATCGTTTTGTATTTACGTTTAGCAACAGAGTTAGCGCCAAATGCACTAACAGCTAGTAAACCAAATATAGAAGCAGGTTCTGGTACAGAGGTTGTTGGAGGTGTTACAACAATTTCAGCTTTGATTTTCTTATCGATTGCGCTACCGAAATCTGCAAACGTACTGGCTTCAAGAACAAATCCAGGTGTTCCATCACCATTTACACCTCCTATCACTTCGTTTGCATAGAAAGCTTTGACACTAGGACTACCACCAATAACAATACCGTTGATTGCATCGACACCACTGCTTAAAGCATTATTGCGTGCGGTAGCTGTATCTATACCATCGTTTTCTTCTCCATCCCCAGATACATCAATAACTTGACGCGCTCCATCAAACAAGTTATTGCTAAACCCAGGTGTTGCAAAGGAAATTGCTGAACCGGGAGCAGTTAAACCAGAGAAAGCGCGACTAGAACCATTAATAGCATTCGCAAAATCCTGTGATGCTTGTACGCTATCTATTAGAGTCCAACCTACAGCTTCTTTTTGCTGACCAGCACTAGACCAATAAATGAAATTGACTGCAATTTTACCCTCTTTACCCTTAGAAATGAAGTCATTGAACAAAGAGGCATTAGAAAAAACATTTACATAACCCTGCTTTTGCAAATTAAATTCCGTAGAGTCAACACTTCCTGATACATCTACAAGTAAAGATAGTTCTAAATCAACAGAAGTAAGACTTGCTGCATTTGCGCTCGCACAGATAGCTAGTGTTCCTAAACCAGTAGATACAATTAATAATGTAGTTCTGAAAAGATTGGAAAGCTTCATAATTTATTGCTCAAAAATGTTTTTTAAAACTCAAAAAAGTCTCAATTGAATTCATATTGAGATACACACGAAAAATTCGACTAACTGAATGACAGTAGATTTACAAATATAGATATGGTAAATAACTAAATCTGTAACCGGACTTGCTCAATACTTCCGTGTATTTCTGTACCTAAATTAATGTAGAGATTTTTCTTTGGCTAGAGTTTATACTGAGATTTACAGAAATATTACAATAAGATTTCAAGTAAATAATCATTGAAATCCTTATTACAAAAGCTATGTATAGTTTTTTGATATAAATCTAATTTATAAAAGCTTACAAAGTTAATTTGTTTATTTATCTGTACTTGAAATGGTAACTCCCGGTTAGCTTGCTACTCAAGCTCCTTATGCGATTGGGTTTTTTCCGTGCTTCTCAAAATAATCATTTCAAGCTTCGGCTAGCATTGCTTGAACCGATTTATCTTTCTCCCACCCGATAATTTTAAGTTGCCGTGACACAGCCGGGTCAAAAAATCCGGTAATCGCCTTCTTCCCCACGCGGCTGGGGGGAACATCACTCTTAGTGGATTCCACTGTCTTAGAGTTTTTTTTGTAACTCTTATTGATAATTTAATTGGACAGATATTGTCTAGATTGGGGTGGGGTGAAAGTAGCGAACGTGTCATGAGCCGCCACGTAACGCCTGAAAGTATCTGTCGGTGGAAGGATAATCTGCCGCGACTGGAACCATAATTTTGCCTCTTTAAGAGCTGTGATACTTATTCTTAGGTTCGAGCGATCGCATTCTTTTTTGAGCTCATCAAAAAAGCTACAAAATCCACAGTTCTTAAAATTCTGGGATTGATTGAAAAATTTGCAGTGGTTACAATTCATATCAAATATCCTTTGGATGTTTTCCGACTTATGGGCGATCGCAATCTTTTCCAGGGAAGGCGTTCGCCTTGGTATTTGTGGCTATCCTCAAGCGGTTGACTTGGTTAACCTATTTCTATTATCACCGTAGTCTCTCCAGTGGTCAACCAGGTAAACCATAAGTTTTAAAATCTATGTATTCTCTTCACAGTAATAAGTTGACTTGGTTAACCAACTAGAACATTATAGATATAGTAGTTAACCGAGTTAACCCTATATGAGATTGGTAAGCTTTAAAGTGCCTGATGATATTGCTGAACAGTTGGAAGCTTTACAGACTCCAGAGGATAGCTCTATATCCTTGGTGGCTAAACGGATATTGTTAGGGGCGATCGCCACAGCCGAACGCAAAACCACGACCGATGAAAAATTAGATATTCTGATTGGGGAACTGGCAGCAATAAAAAAGCTTTGTCCTTAAGTGGTCAACCAGGTCAACTACTTGAGGATAAGATAGGTCAACCAAGTCAACCGACTAGAGAAAATGATACTAGTCAACCAGGTCAACCAGGTCAACCGACTAATTTAAAAACGTCTAACTTAATTCCCGCGTATTCCGATGGGAAATATGATTATTTTACCCGTGGTGATGTTGCCGATTTTTTTGGGGTCAAAGTCCAAAGCGTACATGATGGCTTATCTGGGAAATCTAAAACGCAAGGCGATCGCCTAAAACAGTTTGGTTTTGAAAAGGTGCAAACACCGCCAAAACAAGCCCCCAAGGCGACAATCAGGCGAAAAATTACCCTTTGATTTCTGCCATGGCTTAAATCCATCTGCGTATATACGCAGATGCAACAATCAGGCGAAAAATTGCCCTTTGATTTCTGCCTACAAAGGGCTAGAATCCTTGTATCAAAATAGTTTCAACGCCTACACCCCTATTTTTGGGGGTGTTTTTGTGTTGGCAGCTGTAGACGTTTTTTTGATGGGGTGCAATCACCCTCAAAAGCCACAAAAAAAGCCTGCTTTGAATTCCGTGGAATTACTCCAAAGCAGGTTAAAAGCTTGATTGTGCGGTGTTTTTGGATTGTAGATGGGTCGTAGGCGAGGTGTAGACTTTGAAAAACAAGTGCGTATATACGCACTAGATTTAAACTTTCACAATGTTAAAAAAGGCTAAAAATCGAATCGCTTTTTTTTAATAGGGACAAAATCGGACAATTCTGCATAATTCTCCCTTAATGGGGTGAAAGTAGCGAAGCTGCTACCCCCCTATTTGGCTCAGTGCCTTGGTGTTCTAATTTTTTATACTTCTGAGCCAAATTAGAAATACATAACGTGGGCTTTAATTAACAGACATCAATTACTGCGGTCTATTTGTGGACTGGCGTATCACTTCAACCCGTTCTCCTAGAGAATCCGTGACACTGACAACGCCAGTGTTGGGATTTACGTTTACGTTGCAACTATTTGGACATCTGTAAGTAATGCCGCCGACTGTCACTAATTGCTCTGCAAGAGCGGGTGCTGCTGACATTAATCCGGCAAAAACTAAACAAACGGGTAAGAAACGACGCATAATGTTCTCCATTAATTGAAATTGATTGAGTAGAACTATTTGGCTCAGTGCCTTGGTGTTCTAATTTTTTATACTTCTGAGCCAAATTAGGGGTATGCAGTTTTTGAAATATGTGTTGAGTTTTTCTACGGGAATAATCTTATTTAGTATTGAGTGAGGTCGAACGCAAAACCACTACTGATGAAAAACTAGACACCTTAATTGCAGAGGTGGCTGCTATAAAAAAGCTTTGTCCTTAATCGGTCAACCAGGTCAACCTAACGAAGCGGAAAAGGTCAACTAGGTCAACCGCTTGAGGTTAAAACAATAGAATTAAAGCCCACGTATTCCGATGGGAAATATGATTATTTTGCCAGTGGTGATGTTGCCGATTTTTTTGGGGTCAAAGTCCAAAGCGTACATGATGGCTTATCTGGGAAATCTAAGACGCAAGGCGATCGCCTAAAACAGTTTGGTTTTGAAAAGGTGCAAACACCGCCAAAACAAGCCCCCAAAGCGACAATCAGGAGAAAAATTACCCTTTGATTTCTGCCTACAAAAGGCTAGAATCCTTGTATCAAAATAGTTTCAACGCCTACACCACTATTTTTTGGGGTGTTTTTGTGTTGGCAGCTGTAGACGGTTTTTTGATGGGGTGCGATCGCCCTCAAAAGCCACAAAAAAGCCTGCTTTGAATTCCGTGGAATTACTCCAAAGCAGTTTAAAAGCTTGATTGTGCGGTATTTCAGGATTGTAGATGGGTCGTAGACGAGGTGTAGACTTTCAAAATCTCGTGCGTATAGATGTTAAGAAGGGCTAAGAATTGAAGCGTTTTTTTTAGGGTGACAAAATCGGACAAAATCGGACAGTGGATAATTTTTTATAGTCTCCAACCGAGGCGATCGCCTTCCCCAACTGTTTCACCAATACCCTTATCAGCTAGGACTTGAAAAAGTATTCTAATTTCATCAGCTGTGATATTCCCAAATAATCGGACATTCTGCTGTAAATATCGGGCTTTGATGATTTCCCCTTGCAGCCTATCACCCGCGTCGATGATGGCTTGCTCAAATTCATTTAATAGCTGTGGGGTTGGTTCTGTCACCTGTGGTAACTGTGGTGATGTTGAAACCACACCCCATCCACTTAGGTCAAGTTCGCACGGCATATCATCGACCATAAAGCGCTTTTTCCCGCCCAATTTGAGCCACTGAGATAGGCGTTCATCTTTGAGCTTAGTTTTGGCATACGACACACCAAAACTCCCCAGACGGACTAAAACAAAGCAACTGTACAGAGTTTCCTTGTCACCTGCCAAGCCGAAATTCTCAGCAGTGTCATTTTGAGCGAGACAACAGATAAATTGTTTGTAACGCCTTCCACGCTTGGCTAAACGCTTAATCCACGTTGCCGCATTGTCGCACTCATCAACCAGGATGGGGAATTCCTCAGCAATCAAAAACCGCTCACGACCGGATAAAACCGAGTCACCGCGATCGCCCCGAAGTTGTACTAGCTCCTGTAGTACTTTGAGGTCATCCCCCATAGCTTGGTTTATTGCCGCAAAATCTCCCTTCCTACCGATTACATTTAATTGGTCAAGCCACGCCCAATCATCGGGTTTTGAGTCGCTATCATAGACCACGACCGAGCCACCGATTTTTGATGATAGATACTGCGTAAATGTTGATTTACCGTCACCAGTGCCACCGACCAGGGCAACGTGTTTCTGTTTTTTCTGGATGTACTCAATTGGGTTGTTAATCAGGTTTTCTGGTTGCCAGTCAGCAGTTAGCGCGGGAACTGTGATAGATAACTGTTGATTTGGGGCGGTTTGTTGGCTTATCCACGCTTTGAAATTTAACCGCGATGCTTCATCAGTATCCTTCAAAATTTCCCCCAATTGCTTGACCGTTGTTCGCTGGCTAACACCAAGGCACAATGCACCCACCGAACAACCAAACAACCATGGCTTGATTTTCCGGCTTTGGGTTGCACCTAAGCTTAGGAGGGCGATCGCCACAACCAAACATCCCCAAGATGCAAACTTGGCGCGCCAATGCATTGTTAAATATTGTTGCAATTGGCTAGGGTGTAAATCCAAGTCACACCCCCAAAACCAAGCCGAACAAAATTAATAAAAAGCGACAAGCGACAAAAATGCGGCACTCTGGAAACTGCCAAGCAATGCTACAGATTGAAATTAGGATTACTACAGCAAAAATCCAAAAAATTCTGATAGCAACTGGAAATACATCCCAAAGGGAAGCAATCAACGCTGGCAAGGTGATATGGGCAAGCATCGAGTAACCAGAGTCAATCAAATTTGTTGGTAGGGCGATCGCCTTTATTAATTCCTCCTTATATTGTTGAATTGCCGATAACTTGATGGGAGTATGTGCAATTGTTTGATGTTGAGTCGCTGGAATATCAATTATTATTGGCTGTTCATCTGCCATACAAAACTCCCTGCCTAAATGATTCAAACTCAACCCGACACCGCGTTAGGTCGTTTTTTGATTCTGTTGATTGGATAAGTAAATGGGCGATCGCCAGCACTCCAACGACCGCCCAAAGTAAGTTATTAGGTTGATTCATCGGGGGTGAGGTTTTCCTGTGAATCTAGAATTTGATTGAAACAGTACAGCGTATTTTCTGGCTGTGGTTCCTCCACGTCCCCTTGCTGTGGTCCATCATCACAAGGGGGAGAAAAAATGTCATAAACTTCCCACATCATCAAAACATCGCCTTGTTATCGACGGGGGTTGTAATTAAATCGACCGCAAAACCTTGACCGTAGCCGATTGCAAGAGATTTTCGAGTTTTGAGGCATACAGCTTTTGAGCGGGAGGTTTTTATATATAAGCTCCCACCATCTGGAGTTAAGGAAAAAATTTGATGGTTCTCAATCGAATCCCATGACATTGGTTCCTTTGCAACGTATGCAGTGTAATTAACTTGATGCATGCTTGCTAACGCTGTAACGCTTGGTAAACCTACGGTTTTTCGGGTTCGCTTAGGCTTATCCAGACTTGGTTTTGACGCTCCATTGCTGTTGTTTTGAGCGCTTGTACTAGTTCCGCTTGATGCTTGTGTATCTGCCATTAAGGTTTATTCCCCTTGTTTGATGGATTTTTACGCATAGAAAACTGTCACCGCAAATGGCTGTATGCCTTGCTGTGAAAAGATTTTCGTATTTTCACTGAAAATACATTAACACAATATGCAGTATTGTATATACTTACATGTATATCATTAATGACAATAGCCCATATCCCCCCTTGATGGCACAATTGGCAAGATATGTATTTATTACAGTTTTTGCAGTATGACGACTGATGCCAGTAATGAGGAGAAAAGTATTTCTCTGAGAATTCTTATGCCGGAAAAGCTTAAAAATCAGTTCAAAGGTATCTGTGCCATGGAAGGCTCAAATATGAGTGAGATGATTACTCAGTTTGTTCAACGCTATGTGGATGACTACGAAACTAGGAGAAAAACTAAAAAGTAAACCGCGATCGCCCTTAAGCGCCTTTGAGTTTTAGTTGGCATTTGCGTATTTACGCAAATGCCAACAGCTTCCAATTTCAATTATCAAAAATATTTAAACTATCAAAAGCCTTATTATTGCCTTTAAATCAAGACATTTCACTACACCATCGACAATCCCCGACAATGGTTGTCGGGGATTGTCGGGGATTGTCGGGGATTGTCGAGGCAAATATTGCAGCAAAATGTGTTCGCAGTTGGAGTTAGCGACAGCGCGGGGAAAGGATTACAGTTAAAGCAAATTATTGCTAAAAACACAAGCAAGCTGTTACAAATCTTTTTTGGATTTTGGGTTTTTCCTATTTCTTTTTTTCGGAAATCGATGTATGTTAATTAACAACTTGCGAGAGAGTATCAAAATCTAGAATTTTTCCCTTCATTTAAAAAGTTTGGCTTAATGCCAATGCAAGTTACATGAAAGCCCACGGAAGGGAATCCCCCAGTGGGCTTTTGTGTATGAATTATTATTTTGTGGAGAAAAATCTATGATTAGACAAAAAAAGATGAATCAAATTTTTTATCTAAAGCTAGCCTCTGTGAAAGTCCAGGAATCCTGAAAATTCAAAAACCCTGTGGTTGTAAAACCTTCATAGTGTTAACCCTGTGGTTGTAAAATCCCTATGGTGTTAACCCTACAGTGTTTGATATACCAAGGCTAATAGCGCTTCTCGCAACAGCACCACCTGTACGCAGACAAAAAATTGATTCAACCAAATCAATTTTAAAAAATTACTAGCTATTAGCGTACCAAACATGAAGGAATAACACCACAGAGTACATACATACTCTATGGTGCAATCTCATGTATACAAAATATACCACACAATCCCAACCAGATAACCGTACATTTCAATTTTCCGTCAACACTTCAGGACGGGATAAGGATTGGGATTTCCAGAAATTAAACCGAAACTTCCGCGATCGCGCTGGCAACATCAGGGATGTAATAGACCATATCCAAAAAGGTCATGCGCTTTGCGCTGGCTTATTGGGTGGGAATTGGCGTGCAAAGCGTAATGTTATCGGCTCAAACTGGTTGATGTTGGATATTGATAATTCATCAAAGGATGGCTATCAGCATCAACTGACAATCGATGAAGCCTTAGAGCATCCATTCATTAAAAACTATGCTTGCCTGATTTACACCACTGCAAGTCATAAGCCAGAGTGGCATAAATTCAGGTTAATTTTTTTACTTCCTGAGTTTGTAAAAAATTGTGAAATTTTAGAAGCTTTAACCCGTCGATTGATGACGGTGTTACCCCATGACCCAGCTTGTAAAGATGCATCGCGGGTTTTCTATGGCTCAACCAAGGCAACATTCCCACTAATCCAGCCCGATACCACCCTGCCTAAAGAGTGGATAACCGAGGCGATCGCCACTGTTGAGCGGGAAAAAATCGAGTTTGAGCAACGCTTGGCAGAGTTTGAAAAGCGGAAAAATGAATTAAAGCAACTAGCTGATATTGAGGGCTGGAATCAGGATGAATTGATTCAACAGGCACTAGACTGCATTCCCCCAAGGTTGCCAGGTAGTGGGAATTATCAAGAGTGCCTAACTGTTTTGATGGCATTAAATGACCATTATGGAGCAGTTGAAGGGGAAGCGATCGCCGAACGTTGGTCGCCAAGCATCAAGGGTACAACCTGGAATATATCGGCAAAGTTCCGAAGTTTTGCAGCATCCACAGGTAAGCGAGTAACCGTTGGTTCGCTGTTCCATATTGCCAAACAATACGGGTTTAGATTCCCAACCAAGGTTTTTTACAATCAACCCAAGGGCGATCGCCTTTGCAGTCGGGAGCAATGGGAAGTTAAGCACGGTTGGCGGGAACTGGTTGCAGCTTGTAGCAAGGAATACGGGAGAATATGCAACCTATTCAAAGCGCCAAAAACGCAGGGCAACGGACTCCATCTGCGTCCGGACGCAGATGAAAAAAATCCGACCTCACAAGCACGCGGTGAAGTGCAATATTATCAACCCGGCGATCGCCTTGCTACTTGGCAGCAGTTGGCTAAGGAAGGGAAAAAATACATTCTAGATATCAGTCAGGCTGGCACTGGGAAAAGCCACACGA
The sequence above is drawn from the Calothrix sp. 336/3 genome and encodes:
- a CDS encoding site-specific integrase, with amino-acid sequence MKINRFGRAEILTPDQINLLFTEGFVNPRDRALFGVCLYAACRINEACTLAVNDVFGSNGVRGVLVLRSVNTKGKRDTREIQVHPKLKQYLEEYNPNRRKEFLFPGRHGLGHIHKVSADKILRDTCLRLGIEGVSTHSFRRTALTRMSDAGIPLRHIQEISGHRTLAALERYLGVTEKQKQNAISALDF
- a CDS encoding DUF86 domain-containing protein → MRDDRLYLSNIKECIERIESYTQDGKEAFLQTTIIQDAVIRNFEIMGEATKRLSPEIRAAYPDVPWQQVAGFRDVLIHDYLKVNLNRVWGVVEQNLPQLKATVDAILQELG
- a CDS encoding nucleotidyltransferase family protein, which codes for MGMDEILKAYREEILRIAAKYGAYNIRVFGSVARGEARPDSDVDFLVELEPQRTLLDQIALMQSLEELLGRKVDVTEPETLHELIRDKVLREAVVL
- a CDS encoding DUF1194 domain-containing protein — its product is MKLSNLFRTTLLIVSTGLGTLAICASANAASLTSVDLELSLLVDVSGSVDSTEFNLQKQGYVNVFSNASLFNDFISKGKEGKIAVNFIYWSSAGQQKEAVGWTLIDSVQASQDFANAINGSSRAFSGLTAPGSAISFATPGFSNNLFDGARQVIDVSGDGEENDGIDTATARNNALSSGVDAINGIVIGGSPSVKAFYANEVIGGVNGDGTPGFVLEASTFADFGSAIDKKIKAEIVVTPPTTSVPEPASIFGLLAVSAFGANSVAKRKYKTIRPVAF
- a CDS encoding ribbon-helix-helix domain-containing protein, with product MESTKSDVPPSRVGKKAITGFFDPAVSRQLKIIGWEKDKSVQAMLAEA